Proteins from a genomic interval of Mesobacillus sp. S13:
- a CDS encoding aspartate carbamoyltransferase catalytic subunit, with product MKWDLLTTSQLSTKEIQDIILSASEFSSGKTWQPVKKVFISNLFYEPSTRTKSSFEVAERKLGLEVIPFEVQTSSVLKGETLYDTVKTLEAIGTDAVVIRHNADNYFSELENGISIPIINAGDGRGHHPTQSLLDLMTIQQEFGSFTGLTVTIIGDILHSRVARSNADALVRLGAKVVFSGPEEWVDQNKLPHGCSYLSVDEAIQLADVVMLLRVQHERHDGKLIFDKNEYHRNYGLTIEREKMMKKGSIILHPAPVNRGVEIADELVESPKSRIFKQMENGVYIRMAVLKRALENRNGGMKNDNVDQKWQIAY from the coding sequence ATGAAATGGGATTTACTGACAACATCTCAGCTTAGTACAAAAGAGATACAGGATATCATTCTGTCAGCTAGTGAATTTTCCAGCGGGAAAACCTGGCAGCCTGTTAAAAAGGTGTTCATCAGCAATTTATTTTATGAACCAAGCACAAGGACAAAGTCCAGCTTTGAGGTGGCTGAACGTAAGTTGGGACTCGAGGTGATTCCCTTTGAGGTCCAGACATCAAGCGTCTTAAAAGGCGAAACCTTGTATGACACCGTTAAAACACTTGAAGCAATCGGCACCGACGCAGTCGTGATCAGACATAATGCAGACAATTACTTCTCTGAACTCGAAAATGGGATTTCGATTCCCATCATCAATGCCGGCGATGGCAGAGGCCATCATCCAACACAATCCTTGCTAGATTTGATGACAATCCAGCAAGAGTTCGGAAGTTTCACTGGGCTTACAGTCACAATTATCGGAGATATCCTACATAGCCGTGTTGCAAGGTCTAATGCAGACGCCCTTGTAAGGCTGGGGGCAAAGGTGGTTTTTTCAGGACCTGAAGAGTGGGTGGACCAAAACAAGCTTCCCCACGGCTGTTCTTATTTGTCAGTAGACGAGGCGATCCAGTTGGCGGATGTGGTGATGTTGCTGAGAGTCCAGCATGAACGGCATGACGGCAAGCTGATATTTGATAAGAATGAATACCATCGAAACTATGGTTTGACAATTGAAAGAGAAAAGATGATGAAAAAAGGCAGCATCATTCTTCATCCGGCACCAGTCAATCGCGGAGTCGAAATCGCAGATGAATTAGTTGAAAGTCCGAAATCAAGGATTTTTAAACAAATGGAAAATGGCGTGTACATCAGGATGGCAGTGTTAAAAAGGGCACTCGAAAATAGGAATGGAGGAATGAAGAATGACAATGTTGATCAAAAATGGCAGATTGCTTACTGA